In Zobellia roscoffensis, the following are encoded in one genomic region:
- a CDS encoding DUF3810 domain-containing protein, translating to MKNKLRNGIALSLLPQILIVAWLGGNPEIVETYYSNGIYPVISQFFRILFGWVPFSVGEIIYVLLIVLGIRYVYVNRLKIKKRPLQFLRNVVVVLSVFYFTFNLVWGLNYYRKPIAKNFAIRDSVTTQEVIDLAEKLIIKTNRLQFELTSDSTKRVQIPYTGSEIFDKTMQGYQQLEGEVPFLKYEHQSLKKSMFSALSSYMGIGGYLNPFTNEAQVNALTPVFRFPVVSGHEAGHQVGYAKENETNFIGYLVTVKNKDRYFQYSASAYALSHCLSAIRRSDKTKFDELYAKVNLGVQENYRELYEHNMEYINPFEPIFKSIFNTFLKANQQKDGIKSYSKIVELMVGYHEKYPL from the coding sequence TTGAAAAACAAATTAAGAAATGGTATTGCATTAAGTTTACTTCCACAAATTCTAATAGTGGCTTGGCTTGGTGGTAACCCGGAAATTGTAGAAACATATTATAGTAATGGTATCTACCCGGTAATCAGTCAGTTTTTTAGAATTCTCTTTGGATGGGTTCCTTTTTCGGTTGGTGAAATTATTTACGTACTACTCATTGTTCTCGGTATTAGGTATGTGTACGTGAACCGATTGAAAATTAAAAAACGACCTCTTCAGTTTTTACGAAATGTAGTGGTTGTCCTTTCCGTATTTTATTTCACCTTCAATCTGGTTTGGGGATTGAATTATTACAGAAAGCCAATTGCCAAAAACTTTGCTATCCGGGATAGTGTTACTACACAAGAGGTGATAGACTTAGCAGAAAAATTGATTATCAAAACGAATAGACTTCAATTTGAATTGACCTCGGATAGTACAAAGAGAGTGCAAATACCCTATACCGGCAGCGAAATTTTTGATAAAACTATGCAAGGGTACCAGCAATTAGAGGGAGAGGTGCCGTTTTTAAAATATGAACATCAAAGTTTAAAAAAATCAATGTTCAGTGCATTATCTAGTTATATGGGTATTGGAGGGTATTTAAATCCGTTTACGAACGAAGCGCAGGTAAATGCGCTAACTCCAGTATTTCGGTTTCCTGTGGTAAGTGGGCACGAAGCCGGGCATCAAGTAGGGTATGCTAAAGAGAATGAAACCAATTTTATTGGGTATTTGGTGACCGTAAAAAATAAGGACCGTTATTTTCAATATTCAGCTTCAGCCTATGCGCTAAGTCATTGTTTAAGTGCTATACGACGTTCGGACAAGACTAAATTTGATGAGTTGTATGCGAAGGTTAATCTTGGAGTGCAGGAGAATTACCGAGAACTTTATGAGCATAATATGGAGTACATAAATCCTTTTGAGCCTATTTTTAAATCTATCTTTAATACCTTTTTAAAAGCAAATCAGCAGAAAGATGG